In Acidobacteriota bacterium, a single window of DNA contains:
- a CDS encoding ribonuclease H-like domain-containing protein, translating to MSDLVSRLRGIARGPGRTSGAGPSGAPGGPERPAPQQPAPREPTYEPERPSGQPVDPGRVADALGGEPLGEGRAAFVRVRRRYEPDRRHGEVRISACGCDRVDLIRLLDPSVDTCAAPLLFFDLETTGLSGGAGTLAFLVGCAWFEDGALQLEQYLLTSYAAERALLAHFAERVAACGMLVSYNGRTFDAPLLEMRWQFHRSRAPIGGTPHADMLHPARRLWRTRACDPDGGCSLATLERFLFGVERVNDVPGFEIPSRYFRFLRSGDPAPLEPILEHNRMDLVSLAAVTARGLALVDGGSAECRDGWERLALGRLLERHGDAARAMECFGDATNDPSRDVRVEALARIAARHRRARRHAEAADAWQQVFALAHEEQHGNPRTQLLARDAAEALAVHHEHRARNLAAARELARKALALERSRRGVESLQYRLQRLERKMGVQQKSGDDAAPLLD from the coding sequence GTGAGCGACCTTGTTTCGCGGCTGCGGGGGATTGCTCGTGGCCCCGGAAGGACCAGCGGGGCGGGCCCTTCGGGTGCGCCAGGCGGGCCTGAAAGACCCGCCCCGCAGCAGCCCGCCCCGCGCGAGCCGACGTACGAGCCCGAGCGCCCCTCAGGGCAGCCCGTCGATCCCGGGCGCGTGGCGGACGCGCTCGGCGGCGAGCCGCTCGGCGAGGGGCGCGCCGCGTTCGTTCGCGTCAGGCGGCGGTACGAGCCGGACCGCCGGCACGGCGAGGTCCGCATCTCAGCCTGCGGCTGCGATCGCGTCGATCTGATCCGGCTGCTCGATCCCTCCGTCGACACCTGCGCCGCGCCGCTGCTGTTCTTCGACCTGGAGACCACCGGCCTCAGCGGCGGCGCCGGCACGCTCGCGTTTCTCGTCGGCTGCGCGTGGTTCGAGGACGGCGCGCTGCAGCTCGAACAGTACCTGCTCACGAGCTACGCGGCGGAGCGCGCGCTGCTGGCTCACTTCGCCGAACGGGTGGCCGCCTGCGGGATGCTGGTGAGCTACAACGGCCGCACGTTCGACGCGCCGCTCCTGGAGATGCGCTGGCAGTTTCATCGATCGCGCGCGCCGATCGGCGGCACGCCGCACGCGGACATGCTGCACCCCGCGCGCCGCCTGTGGCGCACCCGCGCGTGTGACCCGGACGGCGGCTGCAGCCTGGCGACCCTCGAGCGATTCCTGTTCGGCGTCGAGCGCGTGAACGACGTCCCGGGCTTCGAGATCCCGTCGCGCTATTTCCGCTTCCTCCGGTCCGGAGACCCCGCGCCGCTCGAGCCGATCCTGGAACACAACCGGATGGACCTCGTCTCGCTCGCCGCCGTCACCGCGCGCGGCCTCGCGCTCGTGGATGGGGGATCCGCGGAATGCCGCGATGGATGGGAGCGCCTGGCTCTCGGGCGGCTGCTCGAGCGGCACGGCGACGCGGCGCGCGCGATGGAGTGCTTCGGCGACGCGACGAACGATCCATCCCGCGACGTGCGTGTCGAGGCGCTGGCGCGGATCGCGGCGCGCCACCGCCGCGCGCGCCGGCACGCGGAAGCGGCCGACGCCTGGCAGCAGGTGTTCGCGCTCGCGCACGAGGAACAACACGGCAACCCGCGGACGCAGCTCCTGGCGCGCGATGCCGCCGAGGCGCTCGCCGTCCACCACGAGCACCGCGCGCGCAACCTCGCCGCCGCGCGCGAGCTGGCGCGCAAGGCGCTCGCCCTCGAGCGTTCGCGCCGCGGCGTGGAGTCGCTGCAATACCGCCTGCAACGCCTCGAGCGCAAGATGGGCGTACAGCAAAAGAGCGGCGATGACGCCGCTCCGCTGCTGGATTGA
- the rpmE gene encoding 50S ribosomal protein L31: protein MKEGIHPKYHEVEVRCACGATWKTHSTKQDLHLEICSACHPFFTGRQKLVDTEGRVERFTKRFGAQTSESRKQAAKTTKAAKGAKKARASA, encoded by the coding sequence GTGAAGGAAGGGATTCATCCGAAGTACCACGAGGTCGAGGTGCGCTGCGCGTGCGGCGCGACCTGGAAGACCCATTCGACCAAGCAGGATCTGCACCTCGAGATCTGCTCGGCCTGCCACCCGTTCTTCACGGGACGCCAGAAGCTGGTCGATACCGAGGGGCGCGTGGAGCGCTTCACCAAGCGCTTCGGCGCGCAGACGTCGGAATCGCGCAAGCAGGCGGCCAAGACCACGAAGGCCGCAAAGGGCGCGAAGAAAGCCCGCGCCAGCGCCTGA
- a CDS encoding aldo/keto reductase has translation MRSRRFGRLGWQVSEIGYGMWGMGGWTGSDDEQSLRALDRAAALGCNFFDTAYAYGAGRSERLLGQVLRQQRNRRLYVATKVPPKNNQWPAKPHYPLSDVFPASHIREYTEKSLENLGVERIDLQQLHVWTDAWAADDDWQRAVDDLKSHGLIEGFGISVNRWEPANVLAALKTGLVDSVQVVYNIFDQAPEDELFPACQELDVAIIARVPFDEGSLTGALTLDSTWPQGDWRNIYFSPENLRPTLERVARLQQELPDDMDLPELALRFILHHPAVATTIPGMRAVKHVDGNLRASDDRPLPPGTLERLRRHRWDRTKVIP, from the coding sequence ATGCGCTCTCGACGGTTCGGCCGGCTTGGCTGGCAGGTCTCGGAGATCGGCTACGGCATGTGGGGGATGGGCGGGTGGACCGGCTCGGATGACGAGCAGTCGTTGCGCGCGCTCGACCGCGCCGCGGCGCTCGGCTGCAACTTCTTCGACACGGCATACGCCTACGGCGCCGGCCGGAGCGAGCGGCTGCTGGGCCAGGTCCTGCGGCAGCAGCGGAACCGGCGCCTGTACGTCGCGACGAAGGTCCCCCCGAAGAACAACCAGTGGCCCGCGAAGCCGCACTACCCCCTCTCCGACGTCTTTCCCGCGTCGCACATCCGTGAGTACACGGAGAAGAGCCTCGAGAACCTCGGCGTGGAGCGCATCGACCTCCAGCAGCTCCACGTCTGGACCGACGCGTGGGCGGCCGACGATGACTGGCAGCGCGCCGTCGACGATCTGAAGTCCCACGGCCTGATCGAGGGGTTCGGCATCAGCGTGAACCGATGGGAGCCCGCGAACGTGCTGGCCGCGCTGAAGACGGGGCTCGTGGACAGCGTGCAGGTGGTCTACAACATCTTCGACCAGGCGCCGGAAGACGAGCTGTTCCCCGCATGCCAGGAGCTGGATGTGGCGATCATCGCGCGCGTGCCGTTCGACGAGGGCAGCCTGACGGGAGCCCTGACGCTGGACTCGACCTGGCCGCAGGGAGACTGGCGCAACATCTACTTCAGCCCGGAGAACCTCCGGCCGACGCTCGAGCGGGTGGCGCGGCTCCAGCAGGAGCTGCCCGACGACATGGACCTGCCGGAACTCGCCCTGCGCTTCATCCTCCACCATCCGGCCGTCGCGACCACGATCCCGGGCATGCGCGCGGTGAAGCACGTGGACGGCAACCTGCGGGCGTCCGACGACCGCCCGCTGCCCCCGGGAACGCTGGAGCGGCTGAGGAGGCACCGGTGGGACAGGACGAAGGTGATCCCGTAG
- the rho gene encoding transcription termination factor Rho: MDAHRDAGQQQVSTPALTLSALKDMSVTELTKIAKDLDLPGAGGLRKQELIFEILRARTEKSGLLFSEGVLEVLPDGFGFLRAPDYNYLPGPDDIYVSPSQIRKFDLHTGDTVSGQVRPPKDGERYFAMVKVDAVNFEPPDRANNKIFFENLTPLYPQARVSLETDSENLSARVMDLMTPLGKGQRGLIVAPPRTGKTMLLQNLANSITTNHPEVYLIVLLIDERPEEVTDMQRSVRGEVISSTFDEPAQRHVQVAEMVIEKSKRLVEHGKDVVILLDSITRLARAYNTIVPPSGKVLSGGVDSNALQRPKRFFGAARNVEQGGSLTIVATALIDTGSRMDDVIFEEFKGTGNMEIHLDRKLADRRVFPAIDIQKSGTRKEELLLPKEDLNRIWVLRKVLTPLSPIEAMELLLGKMGKTKSNSEFLGSMSKA; this comes from the coding sequence GTGGACGCACATCGTGACGCTGGCCAGCAGCAGGTAAGCACGCCTGCCCTCACCCTCTCGGCGCTCAAGGACATGAGCGTGACCGAGCTCACCAAGATTGCCAAGGACCTCGACCTGCCGGGCGCCGGCGGGCTGCGGAAGCAGGAGCTGATTTTCGAGATCCTGCGGGCCCGGACCGAGAAGAGCGGCCTGCTCTTCTCCGAAGGGGTCCTGGAGGTGCTGCCGGACGGTTTCGGCTTCCTGCGGGCGCCCGACTACAACTACCTGCCCGGCCCGGACGACATCTACGTCTCCCCTTCGCAAATCCGCAAGTTCGACCTCCACACCGGCGACACCGTGTCGGGCCAGGTGCGGCCGCCGAAGGACGGCGAGCGCTATTTCGCGATGGTGAAGGTGGACGCGGTCAACTTCGAGCCGCCCGACCGCGCGAACAACAAGATCTTCTTCGAGAACCTCACGCCCCTCTACCCGCAGGCGCGCGTGAGCCTCGAGACCGACTCGGAGAACCTCTCCGCCCGCGTCATGGACCTGATGACGCCGCTCGGCAAGGGACAGCGCGGCCTCATCGTCGCGCCGCCGCGGACCGGAAAGACGATGCTGCTGCAGAACCTGGCCAACAGCATCACCACCAATCATCCGGAGGTGTACCTGATCGTGCTGCTCATCGACGAGCGGCCCGAGGAGGTCACCGACATGCAGCGCTCGGTGCGCGGCGAGGTGATCTCGTCCACGTTCGACGAGCCGGCGCAGCGCCACGTGCAGGTGGCGGAGATGGTGATCGAGAAGTCGAAGCGCCTCGTCGAGCACGGCAAGGACGTCGTGATCCTGCTCGATTCGATCACGCGGCTCGCGCGCGCCTACAACACGATCGTCCCGCCGTCGGGCAAGGTGCTCTCGGGCGGCGTGGACAGCAACGCGCTGCAGCGCCCGAAGCGCTTCTTCGGCGCGGCGCGCAACGTCGAGCAGGGGGGCTCGCTCACCATCGTCGCGACCGCGCTCATCGACACCGGCTCGCGCATGGACGACGTGATCTTCGAGGAGTTCAAGGGGACCGGCAACATGGAGATCCACCTCGATCGGAAGCTCGCCGATCGCCGCGTCTTCCCCGCCATCGACATCCAGAAGAGCGGCACGCGCAAGGAAGAACTGCTGCTGCCGAAAGAGGACCTCAATCGCATCTGGGTGCTGCGCAAGGTGCTCACCCCGCTCTCGCCCATTGAAGCGATGGAGCTGCTCCTCGGCAAGATGGGCAAGACGAAGAGCAACTCGGAGTTCCTCGGATCGATGTCGAAGGCGTAG
- a CDS encoding GTP-binding protein, with translation MKVLNAEFVTSAADARGIPRDGLPQIALVGRSNVGKSTLINALAGRKIAQTSAKPGKTRLANLYRVHAQGGRPDASGAPGSWRFYLVDLPGYGYARGGKEALGEFAHVTGEYFGAVSGVEGVESGTVTLSDSDHDESVTVPLSKPLTAVLLIVDARHPGLEADLAARDWIATLARPHVVVATKTDKLSRSARARAVREVERRMNGPVLPVSAETGEGLDELWTHIVTLASSR, from the coding sequence TTGAAGGTTCTCAACGCCGAGTTCGTCACCAGCGCGGCCGACGCGCGCGGCATTCCGCGCGACGGCCTTCCGCAGATCGCCCTCGTCGGGCGATCCAACGTCGGCAAGTCGACGCTCATCAACGCCCTGGCCGGACGGAAGATCGCGCAGACCAGCGCCAAGCCGGGCAAGACGCGGCTCGCCAACCTGTACCGCGTTCACGCGCAGGGAGGCCGCCCCGACGCGTCGGGCGCGCCAGGGTCGTGGCGCTTCTACCTGGTGGACCTGCCGGGGTACGGCTACGCCAGGGGCGGCAAAGAGGCCCTGGGTGAGTTCGCGCACGTGACGGGCGAGTATTTCGGGGCCGTAAGCGGGGTGGAAGGTGTGGAAAGTGGGACAGTCACACTTTCGGATTCCGATCACGACGAAAGTGTGACTGTCCCACTTTCCAAGCCTCTTACGGCTGTGCTGCTGATCGTGGATGCCCGCCACCCCGGGCTCGAGGCGGACCTGGCCGCGCGCGACTGGATCGCCACCCTCGCGCGGCCTCACGTGGTGGTCGCCACGAAGACGGACAAGCTGTCGCGGAGCGCGCGCGCGCGCGCCGTCCGCGAAGTCGAACGACGCATGAACGGCCCCGTGCTGCCGGTATCGGCCGAAACGGGCGAAGGACTGGACGAACTGTGGACGCACATCGTGACGCTGGCCAGCAGCAGGTAA